One genomic segment of Terriglobia bacterium includes these proteins:
- a CDS encoding M23 family metallopeptidase, producing the protein MRKRFYILFVARDAEGQLRKIPIPLHYVQVFLAGALIGMLSITGMAGSYGRMLMKTMRFNQVRAEKEQLKTRYNRLEKVAQEKDIQVASLGSLASEVTALYGLKSQPLLAMSRRDASMPDEQVKKSLDQFWMLKTSALNGGAAIGISMMGRRNFTAADWLRLSEEPNLWPVEGRITGSFGERIDPFNGEGAFHSGVDISTEFGSRVVAPADGVVTFADFYAGYGRMLEVEHAQGFTTRYGHLSNFAVTPGQSVHRGQVIGYVGLSGRSTGPHLHYEVWLHNNPVNPYHFLRTTMASVTPTNAGE; encoded by the coding sequence TTGCGCAAGCGCTTCTACATACTTTTTGTAGCCCGAGACGCCGAAGGCCAACTCCGCAAGATTCCCATTCCCTTACATTACGTCCAAGTATTTCTCGCCGGGGCGCTGATCGGCATGCTGAGCATCACCGGGATGGCGGGCTCGTATGGCCGCATGCTGATGAAGACCATGCGCTTCAATCAGGTACGAGCGGAGAAGGAACAGCTCAAGACGCGCTATAACCGGCTGGAGAAAGTGGCGCAGGAAAAAGATATCCAGGTAGCGTCACTGGGATCCCTCGCCAGCGAGGTAACGGCGTTGTACGGGCTGAAGTCGCAGCCGCTGCTGGCCATGTCGCGTCGCGATGCTTCCATGCCGGACGAGCAGGTGAAGAAGTCGCTGGACCAGTTCTGGATGTTGAAAACTTCAGCACTGAACGGCGGGGCGGCAATCGGGATCAGCATGATGGGCCGCCGGAACTTTACCGCGGCCGACTGGCTGAGGCTTTCCGAAGAGCCGAACTTGTGGCCGGTCGAGGGCCGGATCACCGGGTCGTTTGGCGAGCGGATTGATCCGTTCAACGGAGAAGGCGCGTTCCACAGCGGGGTGGACATCTCGACCGAATTCGGCAGCCGGGTAGTCGCGCCGGCCGATGGGGTGGTGACCTTTGCCGATTTCTACGCCGGCTACGGCCGGATGCTGGAAGTCGAGCATGCCCAGGGGTTCACCACGCGCTATGGGCATCTGTCGAATTTCGCGGTGACACCGGGGCAGAGCGTCCACCGCGGGCAGGTGATCGGGTACGTCGGGCTCAGCGGGCGCAGCACCGGCCCCCACCTCCACTACGAAGTCTGGCTGCACAACAATCCGGTGAATCCTTACCATTTCCTCCGCACAACAATGGCAAGTGTCACGCCCACCAACGCGGGAGAATAA
- the rplK gene encoding 50S ribosomal protein L11 — MAKKVTGSVKLQIAAGKATPAPPVGPALGQAQINIMEFCKQFNARTSAKELEGLIIPVVVSVYSDRSFTFITKTPPASILLKRAAGIAKGSGTPNKDKVGKVTEKQVEEIARQKMPDLNAASLQAAINSVKGTARSMGIEIG, encoded by the coding sequence ATGGCGAAAAAAGTAACAGGATCAGTGAAATTGCAGATCGCGGCGGGCAAGGCGACGCCGGCGCCGCCGGTCGGCCCCGCGCTGGGCCAGGCGCAGATCAACATCATGGAGTTCTGCAAGCAGTTCAACGCGCGCACCAGCGCCAAAGAACTGGAAGGGCTCATTATCCCGGTGGTGGTGTCGGTCTATAGCGACCGCAGCTTCACCTTTATTACCAAGACGCCGCCGGCGTCGATTCTGCTGAAGCGCGCGGCCGGGATCGCCAAGGGCTCGGGCACGCCGAACAAGGACAAAGTCGGCAAAGTGACCGAGAAGCAGGTGGAAGAGATCGCGCGGCAGAAGATGCCCGATCTGAACGCGGCGTCGCTGCAAGCGGCGATCAACAGCGTGAAGGGCACGGCGCGGAGCATGGGAATTGAAATCGGGTGA
- the nusG gene encoding transcription termination/antitermination protein NusG, which produces MEEEQKNEASAEPVPPQAPVEAGGVPPEGTEPSPIPPPTNPNMRWYIIHTYSGFERKVRESLESRKAAYGLEHKIGQVVIPTEPVTEIRGGKKYTTERAFLPGYVLVELDMDLSSPEGQNLWHVVKSTPRVTGFLGAGNQPTPMSEDEVNTIIFRVAESKDKPKLKVKFEKNESVRITEGPFATFTGIVDEVNEDRETLKVMVTIFGRSTPVELEFGQVEKVA; this is translated from the coding sequence ATGGAAGAAGAGCAGAAAAACGAAGCCAGCGCGGAACCGGTTCCTCCTCAAGCTCCGGTTGAAGCGGGCGGGGTACCGCCGGAAGGAACCGAGCCGAGCCCGATCCCGCCTCCGACGAACCCGAACATGCGGTGGTACATCATCCACACCTATTCGGGATTCGAGCGCAAGGTGAGGGAGTCGCTGGAATCGCGCAAAGCCGCGTATGGGTTGGAGCACAAGATTGGGCAGGTGGTGATCCCCACCGAGCCGGTGACCGAGATCCGCGGCGGCAAGAAGTACACCACCGAGCGGGCATTTTTGCCCGGCTACGTGCTGGTGGAGCTGGACATGGATTTATCCAGCCCGGAGGGGCAGAACCTGTGGCACGTGGTGAAGTCCACGCCGCGGGTGACCGGGTTCCTGGGGGCGGGCAATCAGCCGACGCCGATGTCGGAAGACGAAGTCAACACCATCATCTTCCGCGTCGCCGAAAGCAAGGACAAGCCGAAGCTCAAGGTCAAGTTCGAGAAGAACGAGTCGGTGCGCATCACCGAAGGGCCGTTCGCGACCTTCACTGGAATCGTGGACGAAGTGAACGAAGACCGCGAGACGCTGAAAGTAATGGTCACCATCTTCGGGCGCTCGACGCCGGTGGAGTTGGAGTTCGGGCAGGTGGAGAAAGTGGCGTAA
- the rplA gene encoding 50S ribosomal protein L1 — protein sequence MAIKAGKNVTKARAAVESRAYRLDEAVPLLQKVKYAKFDETVDLTMRLGVDPKHADQMVRGTVVLPHGLGKTKKVLVIASGEKVREAEAAGADYVGGEDMVEKIQKENWVDYDAVVATPDMMRSVGKLGKVLGPRGLMPNPKTGTVTTDVARAVMEVKAGKVEFRTDKTALVHVPVGKISFTPDKLIENATTVLTSVIRAKPAAAKGKYLKGVYLSSTMGPGIAIDTAAVEAAAKL from the coding sequence ATGGCAATCAAGGCAGGAAAAAACGTTACCAAGGCGCGTGCCGCGGTCGAGAGCCGTGCGTATCGGCTGGACGAAGCGGTACCGCTGCTGCAGAAGGTGAAGTACGCCAAGTTCGACGAGACGGTGGACCTGACGATGCGCCTGGGCGTGGATCCCAAGCACGCCGACCAGATGGTGCGCGGCACGGTGGTGCTGCCGCACGGACTGGGCAAGACCAAGAAAGTGCTGGTGATCGCCAGCGGCGAAAAGGTGCGCGAGGCGGAAGCCGCGGGCGCGGATTATGTCGGCGGGGAAGACATGGTGGAAAAGATCCAGAAGGAAAACTGGGTTGACTATGACGCCGTGGTGGCCACGCCGGACATGATGAGGTCGGTGGGAAAACTGGGCAAAGTGCTGGGACCACGCGGCCTGATGCCGAACCCGAAGACCGGGACGGTGACCACGGACGTGGCGCGAGCGGTGATGGAAGTGAAGGCCGGCAAGGTGGAATTCCGCACCGACAAGACGGCGCTGGTGCACGTGCCGGTGGGCAAGATTTCCTTTACGCCGGACAAGCTGATCGAGAACGCGACGACGGTCCTGACCAGCGTGATCAGGGCCAAGCCCGCGGCCGCGAAGGGCAAGTATTTGAAGGGCGTGTACCTGAGCTCGACCATGGGCCCGGGGATCGCGATTGACACCGCGGCGGTGGAAGCGGCGGCGAAATTGTAG
- the rplL gene encoding 50S ribosomal protein L7/L12, translating into MADLQQLEEQIVGLSLLDAAQLVKKLEERLGVSAAAAAPVMVAGGGAGAGAVAAAVEEKTEFSVILKEVGANKINVIKAVREVTSLGLKEAKDLVDGAPKAIKEGVNKEEAENIRKKFTDAGATVEVK; encoded by the coding sequence ATGGCGGATCTGCAACAGTTGGAAGAGCAAATCGTAGGGCTGTCGCTGCTGGATGCGGCACAGCTGGTGAAGAAGCTGGAAGAGCGGCTCGGCGTGTCGGCGGCGGCTGCGGCCCCGGTGATGGTGGCGGGCGGCGGCGCCGGTGCAGGCGCGGTGGCGGCTGCGGTGGAAGAGAAGACCGAGTTCAGCGTCATCCTGAAGGAAGTGGGCGCGAACAAGATCAACGTCATCAAAGCGGTGCGTGAAGTCACCAGCCTGGGCTTGAAGGAAGCCAAGGACCTGGTGGACGGCGCGCCCAAGGCGATCAAGGAAGGCGTCAACAAGGAAGAAGCGGAGAACATCCGCAAGAAATTCACCGACGCCGGCGCAACGGTTGAAGTGAAGTAG
- the secE gene encoding preprotein translocase subunit SecE, whose product MSEGSFTERMKSWPQRIKAFYSDVRTEMKKVTTPSRKEVQGTTVVVIITVFLFGAYFWLVDNTIARIIDTVMRHFTHR is encoded by the coding sequence ATGAGCGAAGGCAGCTTCACGGAACGAATGAAGTCCTGGCCGCAGCGCATCAAGGCCTTCTACAGCGACGTGCGCACGGAGATGAAGAAGGTCACCACGCCCAGCCGCAAGGAAGTGCAGGGCACGACGGTGGTGGTGATCATCACGGTGTTTCTGTTCGGCGCGTATTTCTGGTTAGTGGACAACACGATCGCGCGGATCATTGACACGGTCATGCGCCACTTTACCCACCGATAG
- the tuf gene encoding elongation factor Tu has translation MAKEKFARTKPHVNVGTIGHIDHGKTTLTAAITKVLGKNNPNVKFRSFDSIDNAPEEKARGITIATAHVEYETVNRHYAHVDCPGHADYIKNMITGAAQMDGAILVVAATDGPMPQTREHVLLARQVGVPYVVVFLNKCDAVDDPELLDLVELEVRELLKGYGFPGDEVPVIRGSALGALNGEAKWEAEIDKLMAAVDKSVPMPTRELDKPFLMPIEDIFSISGRGTVVTGRIERGKIKVGEEVEIVGFRETRKTVVTGVEMFKKQLDEGMAGDNAGLLLRGTPKEDVERGMVLAKPGSITPHTKFKGEVYVLSKEEGGRHTPFFNGYRPQFYLRTTDVTGVAHLPAGTEMVMPGDNVNLEIELITPVAMEKGLRFAIREGGRTVGAGTLTEIIS, from the coding sequence ATGGCGAAAGAAAAATTTGCGCGCACCAAGCCGCACGTAAACGTGGGCACGATCGGTCACATCGATCACGGCAAGACGACGTTGACGGCGGCGATCACGAAGGTTTTGGGCAAGAACAATCCGAACGTGAAGTTCCGCTCGTTCGACTCGATTGACAACGCGCCGGAGGAGAAGGCGCGCGGCATCACCATCGCCACGGCGCACGTCGAGTACGAGACCGTGAACCGGCACTACGCGCACGTCGATTGCCCGGGCCACGCCGACTACATCAAGAACATGATCACCGGCGCGGCGCAGATGGATGGCGCGATCCTGGTGGTGGCGGCGACCGACGGTCCCATGCCGCAGACGAGGGAGCACGTGCTGCTGGCGCGCCAGGTGGGCGTGCCCTACGTGGTGGTATTTCTCAACAAGTGCGACGCGGTGGACGATCCGGAGCTGCTCGACCTGGTGGAGCTGGAAGTGCGCGAGCTGCTGAAGGGCTACGGCTTTCCCGGCGACGAGGTGCCGGTGATCCGCGGCTCGGCCTTGGGCGCGCTCAACGGGGAAGCCAAGTGGGAAGCGGAGATCGACAAGCTGATGGCGGCGGTGGACAAGAGCGTGCCGATGCCGACGCGTGAACTGGACAAGCCGTTCCTGATGCCGATCGAAGATATTTTCTCGATCTCGGGACGGGGCACGGTGGTGACCGGACGAATCGAGCGCGGCAAGATCAAGGTAGGCGAGGAAGTGGAGATCGTGGGGTTCCGCGAGACGCGCAAGACGGTGGTCACGGGCGTGGAGATGTTCAAGAAGCAGTTGGACGAAGGCATGGCGGGGGACAACGCCGGGCTGTTGCTGCGCGGCACGCCGAAGGAAGACGTGGAGCGCGGCATGGTGCTGGCGAAGCCGGGCTCGATTACGCCGCACACCAAGTTCAAGGGCGAAGTGTACGTGCTGAGCAAGGAAGAAGGCGGGCGGCACACGCCGTTCTTCAACGGCTATCGTCCGCAGTTTTACCTGCGCACCACCGACGTGACCGGGGTGGCGCACTTGCCGGCGGGCACGGAAATGGTGATGCCGGGCGACAACGTGAACCTGGAAATCGAGCTGATCACGCCGGTGGCGATGGAAAAGGGGCTGCGCTTTGCGATTCGCGAAGGCGGCCGCACAGTCGGCGCGGGAACGCTGACCGAGATTATTTCCTAG
- the rpmG gene encoding 50S ribosomal protein L33, translating to MPREIVQLQCTTCKDKNYSTTKNRKTTPDRLEMSKFCRKCRKHTPHKEVK from the coding sequence ATGCCACGGGAAATTGTTCAGTTGCAGTGCACGACGTGCAAAGACAAGAACTACTCCACGACGAAGAACCGGAAAACGACACCGGACCGTTTGGAGATGAGCAAGTTTTGCCGGAAGTGCCGCAAGCACACCCCTCACAAAGAGGTGAAGTAG
- the rplJ gene encoding 50S ribosomal protein L10, which yields MAVTRAKKIEQVEELSQDMKQATTAILATFSGLKAAQTEDLRKTVRGAGAKFQVVKNTLAERAAQGTALESVLKDLTGVTSIAYTTGDPVTLAKVLQKYAKDNPELKFKVGVVEGRVIQVKEIEALATMPSKEEIFSKLLFLINAPAQRLVTAMGAVGRNLAVVVNQGVKENKFAGGGEAAAGA from the coding sequence ATGGCGGTTACGAGAGCGAAAAAGATCGAGCAAGTGGAAGAGCTGAGCCAGGACATGAAGCAGGCGACGACGGCCATCCTGGCGACGTTTTCCGGGTTGAAGGCGGCGCAGACGGAAGATCTGCGCAAGACGGTGCGCGGCGCGGGCGCCAAGTTCCAGGTGGTGAAGAACACGCTGGCAGAGCGGGCGGCGCAGGGCACGGCGCTGGAGTCGGTGCTGAAGGACCTGACCGGCGTCACCTCGATCGCCTACACGACCGGGGATCCGGTCACGCTGGCCAAGGTGCTGCAGAAATACGCCAAGGACAATCCGGAGCTGAAGTTCAAGGTGGGCGTGGTGGAAGGGCGCGTGATCCAGGTGAAGGAGATCGAGGCGCTGGCGACCATGCCGTCGAAGGAAGAGATCTTCTCGAAGCTGCTCTTCCTGATCAATGCTCCGGCACAGCGGCTGGTAACGGCGATGGGCGCCGTGGGCCGCAACCTGGCCGTGGTGGTGAACCAGGGCGTGAAGGAGAACAAGTTTGCCGGTGGCGGAGAAGCTGCCGCCGGAGCGTAG
- the recG gene encoding ATP-dependent DNA helicase RecG, whose amino-acid sequence MLELNTPAQYVKGIGPRLAEVVATKGITTVEDLLYYLPFRYEDRLNPRRIGELRPGEMASVIAEVRTSALFRTKRMPLFELTVGDPVLGRENPHPFDKVRAGSAAPLRLRSGQAPAGATRVGHPGGEIRVGQPAGLFGAGARAMLKCIWFNGTYLKDRFQPGQLVALYGKVEQSKRGRERLQLINPQFEILDDGDALESIAESTEIGRIVPVYESAGSGKVTSRWFRRVIHGALENLTPDIVDAIPGAVQRRMGLMPRREAFRRAHWPEESAGLEDLQAARTPAQIRLIFEELFFLELGLELKRKRMRALPGIAFGIDDRVREAIKRILPFHPTAAQKRVLKEIAEDMKQPAPMRRLLQGDVGSGKTIVALEAAIIAIENGYQAALMAPTEILATQHYLSARRMLEKAGYRIVLLTGSVEEGRKRDIRRHIAQGNAQLVIGTHALIEEKVEFDNLGLVIVDEQHRFGVMQRLKLMKKALAAEEEQSTVDGRRSMAGTRSTDVATGPQDLQPDTLVMTATPIPRTLALTLYGDLDVSVLDEMPPGRTPIMTRRVGDERAEEVFAFVRKQVAAGHQAYVVYPVIEENEEKEIKAATKMYDEIRRRILPDLRIGLLHGRLDAEQKDEIMQRFQAGQIDVLVSTTVIEVGVDVANATVMVIEHAERFGLAQLHQLRGRIGRGAAKSFCVLVTGGKVTAEAEQRLDTMVRTTDGFEIAETDLQLRGPGEFFGTRQAGLPGFRVANLLRDRELLEAARREAAVVVSGKDPEVSPLEVSRALVHLRSHWQRRYGLVEVG is encoded by the coding sequence ATGCTCGAACTGAATACTCCGGCGCAGTACGTGAAGGGGATAGGTCCGCGCCTGGCGGAGGTGGTGGCCACCAAGGGCATCACCACGGTCGAGGACCTGCTGTACTACCTGCCCTTTCGCTATGAAGACCGGTTGAATCCGCGGCGCATCGGAGAATTGCGGCCGGGCGAGATGGCGAGCGTGATCGCCGAGGTGAGAACGTCGGCGCTGTTTCGAACCAAAAGGATGCCGCTGTTTGAGCTGACGGTGGGGGATCCGGTGCTGGGCAGAGAAAACCCCCACCCCTTCGACAAGGTCAGGGCAGGCTCTGCCGCTCCCCTTCGACTGCGCTCAGGGCAGGCTCCGGCGGGAGCGACAAGGGTGGGCCACCCAGGAGGCGAGATAAGGGTGGGGCAACCGGCGGGCTTGTTTGGGGCTGGCGCGCGGGCGATGCTGAAGTGCATATGGTTCAACGGCACCTATTTAAAGGACCGGTTTCAGCCGGGGCAGTTGGTGGCGCTATACGGGAAAGTTGAACAATCGAAGCGGGGGCGCGAGCGGCTGCAACTGATCAACCCGCAATTCGAAATCCTGGATGATGGCGACGCGCTGGAGTCGATTGCCGAGTCAACCGAGATCGGGCGGATCGTGCCGGTTTACGAGTCGGCAGGCAGCGGCAAGGTGACGTCGCGCTGGTTCCGGCGAGTGATCCACGGCGCGCTGGAAAACCTGACGCCGGACATCGTGGACGCAATCCCCGGGGCGGTGCAGCGGCGGATGGGGCTGATGCCCCGCCGGGAGGCGTTCCGGAGGGCGCATTGGCCGGAGGAGTCGGCGGGGCTGGAGGACCTGCAGGCGGCACGGACCCCGGCGCAGATCCGGCTGATCTTCGAAGAACTGTTTTTCCTCGAGCTGGGATTGGAGCTGAAGCGGAAACGCATGCGGGCGCTGCCGGGGATCGCGTTCGGCATTGACGACCGGGTGCGGGAGGCGATCAAGCGCATCCTGCCGTTTCATCCCACGGCGGCGCAGAAGCGGGTGCTGAAGGAGATCGCCGAGGACATGAAGCAGCCGGCGCCGATGCGGCGGCTGTTGCAGGGCGATGTCGGGTCGGGGAAGACGATTGTGGCGCTGGAGGCGGCGATCATCGCGATTGAGAACGGCTACCAGGCGGCGTTGATGGCGCCCACGGAAATCCTGGCGACGCAGCATTACCTGTCGGCGCGGCGGATGCTGGAAAAGGCGGGGTATCGCATCGTGCTGCTGACCGGGTCGGTGGAGGAGGGGAGGAAGCGCGACATCCGGCGGCACATCGCGCAGGGCAACGCGCAACTGGTGATCGGGACGCACGCCTTAATAGAAGAGAAGGTCGAATTCGACAACCTGGGGCTGGTGATCGTGGACGAGCAGCACCGGTTCGGGGTGATGCAGCGGCTGAAGCTGATGAAGAAGGCGCTGGCGGCGGAGGAAGAACAGTCGACGGTCGATGGTCGACGGTCGATGGCCGGGACGCGAAGCACGGATGTTGCAACCGGTCCCCAAGACCTTCAGCCGGACACGCTGGTGATGACGGCGACACCGATTCCGCGGACGCTGGCGCTGACCCTGTATGGCGACCTGGACGTCAGTGTGCTCGACGAGATGCCGCCGGGACGGACGCCGATCATGACCCGGCGCGTGGGCGACGAGCGGGCAGAGGAAGTCTTCGCCTTTGTGCGCAAGCAGGTGGCGGCAGGGCACCAGGCGTACGTGGTCTACCCGGTGATCGAGGAAAATGAGGAGAAAGAGATCAAGGCGGCAACCAAGATGTACGACGAGATCCGGCGGCGGATCCTGCCGGACTTGCGGATCGGGCTGCTGCATGGACGCCTGGATGCCGAGCAGAAGGACGAGATCATGCAGCGCTTCCAGGCGGGGCAGATAGACGTGCTGGTTTCGACCACGGTGATCGAGGTGGGGGTGGACGTTGCCAACGCCACCGTGATGGTGATCGAACACGCCGAGCGCTTTGGGTTGGCGCAATTGCACCAGTTGCGTGGCAGAATCGGGCGGGGAGCGGCCAAGTCATTTTGCGTGCTGGTGACCGGCGGCAAAGTGACGGCGGAGGCAGAGCAGCGGCTGGACACCATGGTGCGTACCACCGACGGATTCGAAATCGCCGAAACCGACCTGCAACTGCGTGGGCCGGGAGAGTTCTTCGGTACCCGGCAGGCCGGACTGCCGGGATTTCGGGTGGCCAACCTGCTCCGCGACCGGGAACTGCTGGAGGCGGCGCGTCGGGAGGCGGCGGTGGTGGTATCGGGCAAAGACCCGGAAGTTTCACCGCTGGAGGTATCGCGAGCGTTGGTGCATCTGCGGTCGCACTGGCAGCGGAGGTACGGTCTGGTGGAAGTTGGGTAG